A window from Actinomycetospora corticicola encodes these proteins:
- the nthA gene encoding nitrile hydratase subunit alpha, whose translation MTDAPSGRLSPALRTEALEQLLVERELVDPAVMDAFITTYERDVGPLNGARVVARAWTDPEYRAWLLQDGTAAIKDLGYGGPQGEHMVVLEQTEDVHHVVVCTLCSCYPWPVLGLPPSWYKDPAYRAGMVRTPRRTLREMGLEVPEGREIQVWDSSAEVRYLVLPRRPAGTEEWDAEALAALVTRDAMVGVAEVAAP comes from the coding sequence ATGACCGACGCCCCTTCCGGCCGCCTGTCCCCGGCCCTGCGCACCGAGGCGCTCGAGCAGCTCCTCGTCGAGCGCGAACTGGTCGACCCGGCGGTGATGGACGCCTTCATCACCACCTACGAGCGCGACGTCGGCCCGCTCAACGGGGCCCGGGTGGTCGCGCGGGCGTGGACCGACCCGGAGTACCGCGCCTGGCTGTTGCAGGACGGCACCGCGGCGATCAAGGACCTCGGGTACGGGGGACCGCAGGGCGAGCACATGGTGGTGCTCGAGCAGACCGAGGACGTCCACCACGTGGTGGTCTGCACCCTGTGCTCCTGCTACCCGTGGCCGGTCCTGGGGCTGCCCCCGAGCTGGTACAAGGACCCGGCCTACCGGGCGGGCATGGTGCGGACCCCCCGCCGGACGCTGCGGGAGATGGGCCTGGAGGTGCCCGAGGGCCGGGAGATCCAGGTGTGGGACTCGAGCGCCGAGGTCCGCTACCTCGTCCTGCCCCGACGGCCCGCCGGGACCGAGGAGTGGGACGCCGAGGCGCTCGCGGCCCTCGTCACCCGCGACGCCATGGTCGGCGTGGCCGAGGTGGCCGCGCCGTGA
- a CDS encoding nitrile hydratase accessory protein, with amino-acid sequence MSTGPDRPPGPALDVEGPGAPPRANGELLFAEPWESRAFAMAVTLAQTGLFTWDEFRDDLVARIAAWEAHHPDGEPFRYYRCWLAALEDRVVAAGALDAVTVDERSAHLAERPAGHDHGGHGHGHGHGHSSGSTPSPN; translated from the coding sequence GTGAGCACCGGCCCGGACCGTCCGCCCGGGCCGGCGCTCGACGTCGAGGGCCCGGGCGCCCCGCCCCGCGCCAACGGCGAACTTCTCTTCGCCGAGCCCTGGGAGAGCCGGGCCTTCGCGATGGCGGTGACCCTCGCCCAGACGGGCCTGTTCACCTGGGACGAGTTCCGCGACGACCTCGTCGCCCGGATCGCCGCGTGGGAGGCCCACCATCCCGATGGCGAGCCCTTCCGCTACTACCGCTGCTGGCTCGCCGCCCTCGAGGACCGCGTCGTGGCGGCGGGGGCCCTCGACGCCGTGACCGTCGACGAACGCTCGGCCCACCTCGCCGAGCGCCCCGCGGGGCACGACCACGGGGGCCACGGCCACGGCCACGGCCACGGTCACAGCAGCGGGAGCACGCCCTCCCCGAACTGA
- a CDS encoding amidohydrolase family protein, which produces MRKLIALEEHLATPEVAEAWRTAPGTDRDRADVASMMDMAGEALLDVGKGRIAAMDDQGIDVQVLSLTAPGVQNLEAERAVPLARGANDAIAKAVSAHPDRFDGFATLPTPDPEASAVELRRAVTDLGLAGAMIHGRTGPVRLDDPRNEPIWAAAAELGAPIYVHPHQPVDEVRDAYYTGFDPATDSALASAAIGWHYETGMQVLRLILSGAFDRHPDLQLIVGHWGEVVLFYLDRITAVSGRFGTDLRRPIADYFRENVSYTGSGLTVPRMLRWTIELVGVERVMTAVDHPFIDNSGGGARRFLEEADLTEAEKDAIGSGNWERIRPAR; this is translated from the coding sequence ATGCGCAAGCTCATTGCCCTCGAGGAGCACCTGGCGACGCCGGAGGTCGCCGAGGCTTGGCGAACCGCGCCAGGCACGGACCGGGACCGCGCCGACGTGGCCTCGATGATGGACATGGCCGGTGAGGCCCTGCTCGACGTCGGGAAGGGGCGGATCGCGGCGATGGACGACCAGGGCATCGACGTCCAGGTCCTCTCCCTCACTGCTCCCGGGGTGCAGAACCTCGAGGCGGAGCGGGCCGTCCCGCTCGCGCGGGGCGCCAACGACGCGATCGCCAAGGCGGTCTCGGCGCACCCCGACCGCTTCGACGGGTTCGCCACCCTGCCCACCCCGGACCCGGAGGCGTCGGCGGTCGAGCTGCGCCGCGCCGTCACCGACCTGGGCCTGGCCGGCGCGATGATCCACGGCCGGACCGGACCGGTGCGGCTGGACGACCCCCGCAACGAGCCGATCTGGGCGGCCGCCGCGGAGCTCGGCGCGCCGATCTACGTCCACCCGCACCAGCCGGTCGACGAGGTCCGCGACGCCTACTACACCGGCTTCGACCCGGCCACGGACTCGGCGCTGGCGAGCGCCGCGATCGGCTGGCACTACGAGACCGGCATGCAGGTCCTGCGCCTGATCCTCTCCGGTGCCTTCGACCGGCACCCCGACCTGCAGCTGATCGTCGGGCACTGGGGCGAGGTCGTGCTCTTCTACCTCGACCGGATCACCGCGGTCTCCGGCCGGTTCGGGACCGACCTGCGCCGGCCGATCGCGGACTACTTCCGGGAGAACGTCTCCTACACCGGCAGCGGACTCACCGTGCCGCGCATGTTGCGGTGGACGATCGAGCTGGTCGGGGTCGAGCGGGTCATGACCGCCGTGGACCATCCGTTCATCGACAACTCCGGTGGCGGCGCGCGTCGGTTCCTGGAGGAGGCCGACCTCACCGAGGCGGAGAAGGACGCGATCGGCTCCGGCAACTGGGAACGGATCCGACCGGCACGCTGA
- a CDS encoding DUF6777 domain-containing protein produces the protein MRADQHPYPRFPVAGPMGPRPPYAGPHPGMPHPAMPPHPQFGRPVGQPVMDQQVPEALRGPQSPERRRPKWRLKVGALTAVVAIGAVAWVGLTGNADAETAQVQLETVSSAGAMPFTAPVGNDVANVASPENAAGPQAGNTGGLYAQDPAAPACDTQALIAQLTADPAKAAAWGRPLNVEPGGINAFVTSLSAVTLRADTAVTEYGYADGAFQPYPAVLQAGTAVMVNSYGEPTVKCHNGNPLGAATSSNDTGRPVGPVWQGFATERTIRITPAPVAQRTLTVVNPTTNTQTPAPVKTQPGPNTPNPAPPTTPDQQLRLTGTHNYDGTVRLSDGRIMRPDGSFVKPAVDVTHPKGSTINGDGSVTHPDGRVFNIDGTERKPVQFAGATINPDGSVTPIGALVSKVQWNHDGTFTLVFFGGNNAKPAVTVVGPDGVVKSGRVVGPGERLNPDGSIVKVDGTVVNPDGTTRQPKIVLPDDSVLDKNGGTTPPIGAAPFAGQTLTDNKPVDDGKSPDAQALKTQGVTLKDDGTVDTAKLPQGSAVDAQGNVTLPDGTVLNPDGSVRTPAADGAGTADGTAKEPVTPQGEVTAPVCNGVVVDPACTTGGVTQPEVQQAPAGTTDGTTAGGTTDGSGTTGSTSTGSTDGSSSEGSSSTGSSSGGSSSEGSTSTGGESQGNG, from the coding sequence ATGCGCGCCGACCAGCACCCCTACCCCCGCTTCCCCGTCGCCGGGCCGATGGGCCCGCGCCCGCCGTACGCCGGGCCGCACCCGGGCATGCCGCACCCGGCGATGCCGCCGCACCCGCAGTTCGGCCGACCCGTCGGACAGCCGGTCATGGACCAGCAGGTGCCGGAGGCGCTCCGCGGTCCGCAGTCGCCCGAACGTCGGCGCCCGAAGTGGCGCCTCAAGGTCGGGGCGCTCACCGCCGTCGTCGCGATCGGTGCGGTCGCCTGGGTCGGCCTCACCGGGAACGCCGACGCGGAGACCGCGCAGGTGCAGCTGGAGACCGTGTCCTCCGCCGGCGCCATGCCGTTCACCGCGCCCGTCGGGAACGACGTCGCGAACGTCGCCAGCCCCGAGAACGCGGCCGGTCCGCAGGCCGGCAACACCGGCGGGCTCTACGCCCAGGACCCGGCCGCCCCCGCCTGCGACACCCAGGCACTGATCGCCCAGCTCACCGCCGACCCCGCCAAGGCCGCGGCGTGGGGCCGTCCGCTGAACGTCGAGCCGGGTGGCATCAACGCCTTCGTGACCAGCCTGAGCGCCGTGACCCTGCGCGCCGACACCGCCGTGACCGAGTACGGCTACGCCGACGGCGCCTTCCAGCCCTACCCGGCGGTGCTGCAGGCCGGCACGGCGGTCATGGTCAACAGCTACGGCGAACCCACGGTGAAGTGCCACAACGGCAACCCGCTCGGGGCAGCGACCTCGTCGAACGACACCGGTCGGCCGGTGGGTCCGGTCTGGCAGGGCTTCGCCACCGAGCGGACGATCCGGATCACGCCCGCCCCGGTGGCACAACGGACGCTCACCGTCGTCAACCCCACCACCAACACGCAGACACCGGCTCCCGTGAAGACGCAGCCCGGCCCGAACACCCCGAATCCGGCCCCACCGACGACGCCGGACCAGCAGCTCCGACTGACGGGCACCCACAACTACGACGGCACCGTCCGGCTGTCCGACGGCCGCATCATGCGTCCCGACGGTTCCTTCGTGAAGCCCGCCGTCGACGTCACTCATCCCAAGGGCAGCACCATCAACGGCGACGGGTCGGTGACACACCCGGACGGGCGGGTGTTCAACATCGACGGAACCGAGCGCAAGCCGGTCCAGTTCGCCGGCGCCACGATCAACCCGGACGGCTCGGTCACCCCGATCGGCGCGCTCGTCAGCAAGGTGCAGTGGAACCACGACGGCACCTTCACGCTCGTCTTCTTCGGCGGGAACAACGCCAAGCCGGCGGTGACCGTCGTCGGTCCGGACGGTGTGGTCAAGAGCGGACGGGTGGTGGGCCCGGGTGAACGCCTCAACCCCGACGGCTCGATCGTGAAGGTCGACGGGACCGTCGTGAACCCGGACGGCACGACCCGCCAGCCCAAGATCGTCCTCCCCGACGACTCGGTCCTCGACAAGAACGGCGGAACCACGCCGCCGATCGGAGCCGCGCCCTTCGCGGGTCAGACGCTGACCGACAACAAGCCGGTCGACGACGGGAAGTCCCCGGACGCCCAGGCGCTGAAGACCCAGGGCGTGACGCTCAAGGACGACGGCACCGTCGACACCGCGAAGCTCCCGCAGGGCTCCGCGGTCGACGCCCAGGGCAACGTGACGCTGCCCGACGGGACCGTGCTGAACCCCGACGGCTCGGTGCGGACGCCCGCCGCCGACGGCGCCGGCACCGCGGACGGGACGGCGAAGGAGCCGGTCACGCCGCAGGGCGAAGTCACCGCCCCGGTCTGCAACGGCGTCGTCGTCGACCCGGCGTGCACGACGGGCGGCGTGACGCAGCCCGAGGTCCAGCAGGCCCCGGCCGGAACGACCGACGGCACGACTGCCGGCGGCACGACGGACGGCTCCGGTACGACGGGCTCGACCTCGACCGGGTCGACGGACGGTTCCTCCTCCGAGGGCTCCTCGTCCACCGGGTCGTCGTCGGGAGGCTCCTCCTCGGAGGGCTCGACCTCGACCGGCGGTGAGAGCCAGGGCAACGGCTGA
- a CDS encoding trans-sulfuration enzyme family protein, which yields MAKPHRPDKHDPSSCRLETQAVHGGNAVDPGTRAIRTPLVLANSYALPEDPSSLSWSGFDTPLYTRNSGVNQIALQRKLAALEHAEDAVVLASGVAALHAVFFSLLRTGDHAVISDVTYEATFRLFRDILPARYGVEATFVDTSDPDAVRAAIRPTTKLVHTEVVANPTTRVCDIPAVAAIAHEAGALLSVDSTFTPPPLYRPLEHGADLVVHSLTKFVNGHGDAMGGAVLGATELLDPIRADVMIDVGGVISPFNAWLISRGAITLPLRLRQHLASAQRVAEFLTTRPEVAYVAYPGLPSHPQRSVARRLFDGEPPGAVMAFALHGDADTQNRFVADLRVITSAVSVGHDESLIVHVGPDGPRAAHWPEEFRRYGHLRLSVGLEDADDLISDVRSALVSTSPCPDTD from the coding sequence ATGGCGAAGCCACACCGACCCGACAAGCACGACCCGTCGTCGTGCCGGCTGGAGACGCAGGCCGTGCACGGCGGCAACGCCGTCGACCCGGGGACGCGGGCGATCCGCACGCCCCTGGTGCTGGCCAACTCGTACGCGTTGCCGGAGGACCCGTCGTCGTTGTCGTGGTCGGGGTTCGACACGCCGCTGTACACGCGGAACTCGGGGGTCAACCAGATCGCGCTGCAACGGAAGCTGGCCGCGCTGGAGCATGCCGAGGACGCCGTCGTGCTGGCCTCCGGGGTCGCCGCCCTGCACGCCGTGTTCTTCAGTCTGCTGCGCACCGGGGACCACGCGGTGATCTCCGACGTGACCTACGAGGCGACGTTCCGGCTGTTCCGCGACATCCTGCCCGCCCGCTACGGCGTCGAGGCGACGTTCGTGGACACCTCCGACCCCGACGCCGTCCGCGCCGCGATCCGGCCGACGACGAAGCTCGTGCACACCGAGGTGGTCGCGAACCCGACGACGCGGGTCTGCGACATCCCGGCCGTGGCGGCGATCGCGCACGAGGCCGGCGCGCTGCTGTCGGTCGACTCGACCTTCACCCCGCCCCCGCTGTACCGGCCGCTCGAGCACGGCGCGGACCTCGTCGTGCACTCGCTGACGAAGTTCGTCAACGGGCACGGCGACGCGATGGGCGGGGCCGTGCTGGGCGCGACGGAGCTGCTCGACCCGATCCGCGCCGACGTCATGATCGACGTGGGCGGCGTGATCTCGCCGTTCAACGCCTGGCTGATCTCCCGCGGGGCGATCACGCTCCCCCTGCGCCTGCGGCAGCACCTGGCGTCGGCGCAGCGGGTCGCGGAGTTCCTGACGACGAGGCCCGAGGTCGCCTACGTCGCCTACCCCGGCCTGCCGTCGCACCCCCAACGTTCGGTGGCACGGCGCCTCTTCGACGGGGAGCCGCCGGGCGCGGTGATGGCGTTCGCGCTGCACGGTGACGCCGACACCCAGAACCGGTTCGTCGCCGACCTGCGCGTGATCACCTCGGCGGTGTCGGTGGGGCACGACGAGTCGCTGATCGTGCACGTCGGGCCGGACGGGCCACGGGCGGCGCACTGGCCCGAGGAGTTCCGCCGGTACGGGCACCTCCGGCTCTCGGTGGGGCTGGAGGACGCGGACGACCTGATCAGCGATGTGCGCTCCGCGCTCGTGAGTACTTCTCCGTGCCCGGACACGGATTAG
- a CDS encoding pyridoxal-phosphate dependent enzyme produces the protein MKLLDLVGGTPLVTLRSGVHAKLEYLNPGGSVKDRAALSMVLAAEESGALRPGGTIVEGTSGNTGLGLAQVAAARGYRMVCVLPDKTAVEKLDALRAYGAEVVLTPSALPKEHPNQVVAYAARIARETPGGWWADQYGNPANPAVHLRTTGPEIWEATEGRVTHFVATIGTGGTISGTGRFLKEASDGRVQVIGADPVTSSYNGGDGSPFAIEAAGHYVHPQTVNDPWPDSYHRDVVDRVVAVPDRASIVACRTLARTEGLLVGGSSGTAYAVASSVTGDCVVVLLPDSGRAYLSKYHSDTWCRRQGFLDGELSAFVSPVVSVPVGTPVAEASRALSESGQPALPVVLAGRSDRFPPAAGEVLALLTASELSGAGTVGPAASPPVGLGVGEPVVDALERFPDGEVAHLVCDGRLAGLVTRGALRAGEH, from the coding sequence GTGAAACTGCTCGACCTCGTGGGCGGCACGCCGCTGGTGACGCTGCGGTCCGGGGTGCACGCGAAGCTCGAGTACCTCAACCCGGGCGGCTCGGTGAAGGACCGGGCCGCGCTGTCGATGGTGCTCGCGGCCGAGGAGTCGGGGGCGCTGCGGCCCGGCGGCACGATCGTCGAGGGGACGTCGGGCAACACCGGTCTCGGGCTCGCCCAGGTCGCGGCGGCCCGGGGCTACCGCATGGTGTGCGTGCTGCCCGACAAGACCGCCGTCGAGAAGCTCGACGCCCTGCGGGCCTACGGCGCGGAGGTGGTGCTGACCCCCTCGGCGCTGCCGAAGGAGCACCCGAACCAGGTCGTCGCCTACGCCGCGCGGATCGCCCGCGAGACGCCGGGCGGCTGGTGGGCCGACCAGTACGGCAACCCGGCCAATCCGGCGGTCCACCTCCGGACGACGGGTCCGGAGATCTGGGAGGCGACCGAGGGCCGCGTGACGCACTTCGTCGCGACGATCGGCACCGGCGGCACGATCTCCGGGACCGGACGGTTCCTCAAGGAGGCCTCGGACGGGCGCGTGCAGGTGATCGGCGCCGACCCCGTGACGTCGTCCTACAACGGCGGCGACGGCTCCCCGTTCGCGATCGAGGCGGCCGGGCACTACGTGCACCCGCAGACCGTGAACGACCCGTGGCCCGACTCCTACCACCGCGACGTGGTCGACCGCGTCGTCGCCGTGCCGGACCGGGCGTCGATCGTGGCGTGTCGGACGCTGGCGCGGACCGAGGGGCTGCTGGTCGGCGGCTCGTCGGGGACGGCGTACGCGGTGGCGTCCTCGGTGACCGGTGACTGCGTCGTCGTGCTGCTGCCCGACTCCGGCCGCGCCTACCTGTCGAAGTACCACTCCGACACGTGGTGCCGGCGGCAGGGCTTCCTGGACGGGGAGCTGTCGGCGTTCGTGTCTCCCGTGGTGTCGGTGCCGGTGGGGACGCCGGTCGCGGAGGCGTCGCGGGCGCTCTCGGAGTCGGGTCAGCCGGCGTTGCCGGTGGTGCTGGCCGGGCGGTCCGACCGGTTCCCGCCGGCCGCCGGGGAGGTGCTGGCCCTGCTCACGGCGTCGGAGTTGTCCGGCGCCGGCACGGTCGGGCCGGCCGCTTCTCCCCCGGTGGGGCTCGGGGTCGGCGAGCCGGTCGTCGACGCCCTGGAGCGCTTTCCCGACGGCGAGGTCGCACACCTGGTGTGCGACGGCCGGTTGGCGGGGTTGGTGACGCGGGGTGCGCTCCGCGCAGGTGAGCACTAA
- a CDS encoding NtaA/DmoA family FMN-dependent monooxygenase (This protein belongs to a clade of FMN-dependent monooxygenases, within a broader family of flavin-dependent oxidoreductases, the luciferase-like monooxygenase (LMM) family, some of whose members use coenzyme F420 rather than FMN.) has protein sequence MTQKKQIHLAAHFPGVNNTTVWSDPASGSHIEFESFRHFAQSAERGLFDFLFLAEGLRLREQGGKIYDLDVMGRPDNVSILQAMAAVTSHIGLAGTVNSTFNEPLDVARKLASLDFLSGGRAAWNVVTSWDEFTGENFRRGGYLPKEKRYLRAQEMLDVAKQLWDTDGGEFDIHTDQFDITGRFPVPRSPQGHPVIIQAGDSEEGREFAAASADAIFTRHAEKQAGMEFYADVKGRLAAHGRRHEDLKILPAATFVLGDTEDEAAENARQVQYQQVSPATAIAFAEQVWNRDLSDVDPDGPVPSFDPKTEDDVDSGGHISKGRASVRQYRDPVATAREWRELGEAKGWSLREVVIAKNGRHTFVGTPQRVADTIDDFVQSNASDGFVLVPHITPGGMDPFVDQVVPLLQEKGSFRTSYEGTTLRENLGLAPVRALSQS, from the coding sequence ATGACGCAGAAGAAGCAGATCCACCTCGCCGCGCACTTCCCCGGCGTCAACAACACGACGGTCTGGAGCGACCCGGCGTCGGGAAGCCACATCGAGTTCGAGTCGTTCCGCCACTTCGCGCAGAGCGCCGAGCGCGGGCTGTTCGACTTCCTGTTCCTCGCCGAGGGCCTGCGGCTGCGCGAGCAGGGCGGGAAGATCTACGACCTGGACGTCATGGGGCGCCCGGACAACGTGTCGATCCTGCAGGCGATGGCGGCCGTGACGTCGCACATCGGCCTCGCCGGCACGGTGAACTCGACGTTCAACGAGCCGCTCGACGTCGCCCGCAAGCTCGCCTCGCTGGACTTCCTCTCCGGCGGTCGCGCGGCGTGGAACGTCGTCACGAGCTGGGACGAGTTCACCGGCGAGAACTTCCGCCGCGGCGGCTACCTGCCGAAGGAGAAGCGCTACCTGCGGGCGCAGGAGATGCTCGACGTCGCGAAGCAGCTGTGGGACACCGACGGCGGCGAGTTCGACATCCACACCGACCAGTTCGACATCACCGGTCGGTTCCCGGTCCCGCGCAGCCCGCAGGGGCACCCGGTGATCATCCAGGCCGGGGACTCCGAGGAGGGTCGTGAGTTCGCGGCCGCCTCCGCCGACGCGATCTTCACGCGGCACGCCGAGAAGCAGGCCGGCATGGAGTTCTACGCGGACGTGAAGGGGCGGCTGGCCGCGCATGGCCGTCGTCACGAGGACCTCAAGATCCTCCCGGCCGCGACGTTCGTGCTGGGCGACACCGAGGACGAGGCCGCCGAGAACGCCCGCCAGGTCCAGTACCAGCAGGTCTCCCCCGCCACGGCGATCGCGTTCGCCGAGCAGGTGTGGAACCGCGACCTGTCCGACGTGGACCCCGACGGTCCGGTGCCGAGCTTCGACCCGAAGACCGAGGACGACGTCGACTCCGGCGGTCACATCTCCAAGGGCCGGGCGAGCGTGCGGCAGTACCGCGATCCGGTCGCGACCGCGCGGGAGTGGCGCGAGCTCGGCGAGGCGAAGGGCTGGTCGCTCCGCGAGGTGGTGATCGCGAAGAACGGGCGGCACACCTTCGTCGGGACCCCGCAGCGGGTGGCCGACACGATCGACGACTTCGTGCAGTCGAACGCCTCCGACGGCTTCGTGCTGGTCCCCCACATCACGCCCGGCGGGATGGACCCGTTCGTCGACCAGGTGGTCCCGCTGCTGCAGGAGAAGGGGTCGTTCCGCACCTCCTACGAGGGGACGACCCTGCGGGAGAACCTGGGGCTGGCGCCGGTCCGGGCGTTGTCGCAGTCGTGA
- a CDS encoding LLM class flavin-dependent oxidoreductase — translation MTFHLAVALKDTGWHPAAPPGDVLEPDFWVSQIQEAERGLATLVTLEDGFARRGLDSVLIALRAGPVTSHVGLVPTVVATHTEPFHVSTQIATLDWVTAGRAGERIKVSADPAEAALFGRRDPSSETREGLFDEAIDHVEVQRRLWDSWEDDAEIRDAATNRFVDRDKLHYIDFVGSHFAVRGPSITPRPPQGQPIVTALAHVDTAYRLAARCADLVFTTPDGVGRDGPTGDAATTLRGVRSAEAEIGRAEPAQVLGDLVVFLDDDATAASTRWTRLDGERTLRSDADVFAGTVDQLATKLEGWAAAGLDGARLRPAVAEHDLPRIARDLAPELARRGLTRTAYEADTLRGLLGLAKPADRYAGVQS, via the coding sequence ATGACCTTCCATCTCGCCGTCGCCCTGAAGGACACCGGCTGGCATCCCGCCGCCCCACCCGGCGACGTGCTGGAGCCGGACTTCTGGGTGTCGCAGATCCAGGAGGCCGAGCGTGGACTGGCCACGCTGGTCACCCTCGAGGACGGGTTCGCGCGCCGCGGGCTGGACTCGGTGCTGATCGCGCTGCGGGCCGGGCCGGTCACCTCGCACGTCGGGCTCGTGCCGACCGTGGTCGCGACGCACACCGAGCCGTTCCACGTGTCCACGCAGATCGCGACGCTGGACTGGGTCACGGCGGGTCGGGCCGGCGAGCGGATCAAGGTGTCGGCCGACCCGGCGGAGGCCGCGCTGTTCGGCCGCCGCGACCCGTCGTCGGAGACCCGCGAGGGCCTCTTCGACGAGGCGATCGACCACGTCGAGGTGCAGCGCCGGCTCTGGGACTCGTGGGAGGACGACGCCGAGATCCGCGACGCGGCGACCAACCGCTTCGTCGACCGCGACAAGCTGCACTACATCGACTTCGTGGGCTCGCACTTCGCCGTCCGCGGCCCGTCGATCACGCCGCGCCCGCCGCAGGGACAGCCGATCGTCACCGCGCTCGCGCACGTCGACACCGCCTACCGGCTCGCCGCCCGCTGCGCCGACCTCGTGTTCACGACGCCGGACGGGGTCGGGCGGGACGGGCCCACCGGGGACGCGGCCACGACGCTGCGCGGGGTGCGGTCGGCGGAGGCGGAGATCGGGCGCGCCGAGCCCGCACAGGTGCTCGGCGACCTGGTCGTCTTCCTCGACGACGACGCGACCGCCGCGAGCACGCGCTGGACCCGGCTCGACGGCGAGCGGACGCTGCGTTCCGACGCCGACGTCTTCGCCGGAACCGTCGACCAGCTCGCGACGAAGCTCGAGGGCTGGGCCGCCGCCGGCCTCGACGGGGCGCGCCTGCGGCCCGCCGTCGCCGAGCACGACCTCCCCCGCATCGCCCGCGACCTGGCCCCCGAGCTGGCCCGCCGCGGCCTGACCCGCACCGCCTACGAGGCGGACACCCTGCGCGGCCTGCTCGGCCTCGCGAAGCCTGCCGACCGCTACGCAGGAGTGCAGTCATGA
- a CDS encoding GNAT family N-acetyltransferase: MDTPTTTALDDPLRAALEGPQAHLAVRRGEAVRFHPDVGPFLAPPASPQEWRDAASLGEVMVVRTSGPLEVPGDWTLEREIPGVQMVLDDAVPTPTAADAQMVLLDDTDVDAMLALVGRTKPGPFARRTRELGVYLGIRDDMLGLVAMAGERMHVAGACEISAVCTDPAVRGHGLATRLILAVAAGIRARGETPFLHASADNTTAIRLYEQLGFRLRARPSFVAVRAPSNPEDS, from the coding sequence GTGGACACCCCCACCACGACCGCGCTCGACGACCCGCTGCGCGCCGCCCTCGAGGGCCCGCAGGCCCACCTCGCCGTGCGCCGCGGAGAGGCCGTCCGCTTCCACCCCGACGTCGGGCCCTTCCTCGCGCCGCCGGCCTCCCCGCAGGAGTGGCGCGACGCCGCGTCGCTGGGCGAGGTGATGGTCGTCCGGACGTCGGGGCCGCTCGAGGTCCCGGGAGACTGGACCCTCGAGCGGGAGATCCCCGGGGTGCAGATGGTCCTCGACGACGCGGTCCCGACCCCGACCGCGGCCGACGCGCAGATGGTGCTGCTCGACGACACCGACGTCGACGCCATGCTCGCGCTGGTCGGACGCACGAAGCCCGGCCCGTTCGCCCGGCGCACGCGTGAACTGGGCGTCTACCTGGGCATCCGGGACGACATGCTGGGGCTCGTCGCGATGGCCGGGGAACGGATGCACGTGGCGGGCGCGTGCGAGATCAGCGCCGTGTGCACCGACCCCGCCGTGCGCGGCCACGGCCTCGCGACCCGCCTGATCCTCGCCGTCGCGGCCGGGATCCGCGCTCGCGGTGAGACCCCGTTCCTGCACGCCAGTGCCGACAACACCACCGCGATCCGGCTCTACGAACAGCTCGGCTTCCGCCTGCGCGCCCGACCCTCGTTCGTCGCCGTCCGCGCTCCGTCGAATCCGGAGGACTCATGA